A part of Desulfomicrobium baculatum DSM 4028 genomic DNA contains:
- a CDS encoding ThiF family adenylyltransferase gives MKRDEHLATLQTLGISSAAAYREAAFSRNIGLFSPGEQERLAEARVAIPGMGGVGGVHLINLVRTGIGRFHLADFDQFEPVNVNRQFGAKVPSFGRPKLAVMIEEAHSINPFLDITPYPAGLTADNMEAFLTDVDVVLDGLDFFQFEIRRTLFNMARSMGVPVITAGPLGYSSALLVFTPQGMGFDDYFDVGGKLPEEQKYLRFAMGLAPRPTHIGYMDLSRVDLKGGKGPSLNIACQLCSSLAATEAVRIILGKPGLRPAPCFLQFDPFRQVLRKGRLSRGNRTFSQRAKLWYVQNVLIKATDQARVRIPDPPVVSVAHFDSLPQGVGTYLLQAAVQAPSGDNVQPWQFRLAGNDIHVFLDPEADVSFFNVRQTASIIACGAAMENIRLAATTMGMDATTQIRPDAAQENLLATVRIQPGDHTADPLARHIWTRCTNRRPYSKRPLPEWVHNDLKTRIRSMPEAHLHLLTGRAQLRKLAKVIYLADRIRTEHQGLHEHFTSMIRFNMKEAEQRRDGLPLKNLEAGLAGEAFLRLTKPWPAMRVANGIGLGRLVALHSAQGILESGAAGMVVVDGFETRDFMLGGQALQRIWLAMEHHGLQMQPMTAVTLFWLRWLWEGPSSFSEKHRKLLERVWQDLKGLFASVDFEKQGLVMLFRAGYGPGIRHRTLRRGAGDFLMK, from the coding sequence ATGAAACGAGATGAACACCTGGCAACGCTACAGACCCTGGGCATTTCCAGCGCGGCGGCATACCGCGAAGCCGCCTTTTCCCGCAACATCGGGCTGTTTTCGCCGGGCGAGCAGGAGCGGCTGGCCGAGGCCAGGGTCGCGATTCCGGGTATGGGCGGAGTGGGCGGAGTACATTTGATCAATCTTGTACGCACCGGAATCGGCCGCTTCCATCTGGCCGACTTCGACCAGTTTGAGCCGGTCAACGTGAACCGCCAGTTCGGGGCCAAGGTTCCTTCCTTCGGTCGCCCCAAGCTTGCGGTCATGATCGAAGAGGCGCACAGCATCAACCCGTTCCTGGATATCACCCCCTATCCCGCAGGGCTGACTGCGGACAACATGGAAGCCTTTCTGACGGATGTGGACGTGGTCCTGGACGGACTGGATTTCTTCCAGTTCGAAATCAGGCGGACGCTCTTCAACATGGCCCGGTCCATGGGCGTGCCCGTGATCACGGCCGGGCCGCTGGGATACAGCTCGGCCCTGCTGGTCTTCACCCCGCAAGGCATGGGCTTTGACGACTATTTCGATGTGGGCGGAAAACTGCCGGAAGAGCAGAAATACCTGCGCTTCGCCATGGGGCTGGCCCCCAGACCGACACATATCGGATACATGGACCTGTCACGCGTGGACCTCAAGGGCGGCAAAGGCCCGTCCCTGAACATCGCCTGCCAACTGTGCTCGTCTCTTGCCGCCACCGAGGCCGTGCGCATCATTCTTGGCAAGCCTGGGCTCAGGCCCGCGCCCTGCTTCCTGCAGTTCGACCCCTTCCGCCAGGTGCTCCGCAAAGGACGCCTGAGCCGGGGCAATCGCACCTTCAGCCAGCGCGCCAAACTCTGGTACGTGCAAAACGTGCTGATCAAGGCTACCGACCAGGCTCGGGTGCGCATACCGGACCCACCTGTTGTAAGCGTCGCACATTTCGATTCCCTGCCCCAGGGTGTCGGCACCTATCTGCTGCAGGCCGCAGTTCAAGCTCCTTCCGGGGATAATGTCCAACCCTGGCAGTTCCGTCTGGCAGGCAACGACATCCACGTTTTTCTGGATCCGGAAGCCGACGTGTCCTTTTTCAATGTCCGCCAGACCGCCTCCATCATCGCCTGCGGGGCAGCAATGGAAAACATCCGCCTGGCCGCCACAACCATGGGCATGGATGCGACCACGCAAATCCGGCCGGATGCCGCGCAAGAAAATCTGCTGGCCACCGTGCGCATTCAGCCAGGCGATCACACAGCAGACCCGCTGGCCCGGCACATCTGGACGCGCTGCACCAACCGCCGCCCGTACAGCAAGCGGCCTCTGCCGGAGTGGGTGCACAACGACCTCAAAACCCGCATCCGCAGCATGCCCGAAGCGCACCTCCACCTTTTGACCGGCCGCGCTCAACTCCGCAAGCTTGCCAAGGTCATCTACCTGGCCGACAGGATCCGCACCGAGCATCAGGGCTTGCACGAGCATTTCACATCCATGATCCGCTTCAACATGAAGGAGGCCGAGCAGCGACGCGATGGGCTGCCTCTCAAAAACCTGGAAGCCGGATTGGCGGGGGAGGCATTCCTGCGCCTGACCAAGCCGTGGCCCGCAATGCGTGTCGCCAACGGCATCGGCCTCGGCCGTTTGGTGGCCTTGCACTCGGCCCAGGGCATCCTGGAGAGCGGAGCTGCCGGGATGGTTGTGGTCGATGGGTTCGAAACACGGGATTTTATGCTCGGAGGCCAGGCCTTGCAGCGCATCTGGCTGGCAATGGAGCACCATGGCCTGCAAATGCAGCCCATGACCGCCGTGACCCTCTTCTGGCTGCGCTGGCTGTGGGAAGGGCCGTCAAGTTTTTCCGAAAAACACCGCAAATTACTGGAACGGGTCTGGCAGGATTTGAAAGGGTTGTTCGCTTCCGTTGATTTTGAAAAGCAAGGTCTGGTCATGCTCTTTCGCGCAGGCTACGGCCCCGGAATCCGTCACCGCACCTTGCGGCGGGGTGCTGGCGACTTTCTGATGAAATAA
- a CDS encoding THxN family PEP-CTERM protein, giving the protein MRKNFVVTCLLAVAFLFSATFASAALVTQWSYTNDANFVDWLNDEGNQDEMSVSADLNTLYWGVPSDFSETGLQSSLELFAPVSGDDLMTGWLELGPAVPVTSITHYNHVLSSLYPTLAYGKVAATIQFTPFVPAGPQQPIDTAFLEFLFFETPNDDVTPMDIFILIDPGLTEGTFNYDGYKYDFAFNSDGFGLITGAYHDFIVGKLGIDTEYFGWLASEDGDNSAQFNLSIMASPVPEPATMLLLGAGLLGLGIAVRRNKKN; this is encoded by the coding sequence ATGAGGAAGAATTTCGTTGTAACATGTCTTTTGGCTGTGGCGTTTCTTTTCTCGGCGACATTCGCCTCCGCTGCCTTGGTGACTCAGTGGTCGTATACCAATGACGCGAATTTCGTTGATTGGCTTAACGATGAAGGCAACCAGGACGAAATGAGCGTAAGCGCGGATTTGAATACCCTGTATTGGGGCGTTCCGTCCGACTTCAGTGAAACCGGGCTTCAAAGCTCGCTTGAGCTTTTCGCTCCTGTCAGCGGTGATGACCTGATGACTGGCTGGCTGGAGTTAGGACCTGCGGTACCTGTTACTTCAATTACACATTATAACCACGTTCTTTCTTCCCTGTATCCAACCCTTGCATATGGAAAGGTTGCGGCTACCATTCAGTTTACGCCTTTTGTTCCTGCTGGACCGCAACAGCCTATCGACACCGCCTTTCTGGAGTTTTTGTTCTTTGAAACTCCGAATGATGATGTGACGCCAATGGATATCTTTATCCTCATCGACCCAGGTCTGACCGAGGGCACGTTCAACTATGACGGCTATAAGTATGACTTTGCTTTCAATAGCGATGGTTTCGGGCTCATCACTGGCGCTTATCATGATTTCATTGTCGGCAAGTTGGGAATTGACACAGAGTATTTTGGCTGGCTTGCAAGTGAAGACGGCGACAACTCGGCTCAGTTCAACCTGAGCATCATGGCCTCGCCTGTTCCCGAACCTGCCACCATGCTTCTTCTCGGTGCCGGCCTGCTCGGCCTTGGCATAGCGGTACGTCGCAACAAGAAGAACTGA
- a CDS encoding PEP-CTERM sorting domain-containing protein, whose product MKSLVKGSLCTTVLVFLLASPSWASIWLPEPVFPNAMPYDEYYSYSTSILQQLYPGGFSDYPSNQGSLKDELKIWWGDSESADKAAGDNLDIRGGYDFPDPLSFPNAGSTTEFNTDLLITWEVSVDLLYDFLQSEFENSNIPVFAFDINQIGNQPNMLGNGYVAIVDELGAVVPYAPDAFGLAEWAFDSSPNGEFDEEALVEVPNTRTVEFMGVEYSFDTTGTNDVDFLVYAPTMDLSQFIGQGLFFTATFQYQLLSDGFEDFFILGYRSENPPPPPVPEPATVALLGLGMAALAFTGRKLRK is encoded by the coding sequence ATGAAATCGCTTGTCAAGGGCAGTCTTTGCACGACAGTGCTGGTGTTTTTATTGGCTTCGCCGTCATGGGCAAGTATTTGGTTGCCGGAGCCGGTCTTTCCTAATGCGATGCCGTACGACGAATATTATTCCTATTCCACAAGCATATTGCAGCAACTTTATCCAGGAGGATTTTCCGATTATCCATCAAATCAGGGTTCGCTAAAAGATGAGCTCAAAATATGGTGGGGTGATAGCGAGAGTGCCGATAAGGCTGCTGGAGACAATTTGGACATCAGGGGCGGATATGACTTTCCTGATCCGTTGTCATTTCCGAACGCAGGTTCGACTACGGAATTTAACACTGATTTGCTTATCACTTGGGAAGTATCCGTAGATTTGCTTTACGATTTTCTGCAAAGCGAATTCGAAAATTCAAATATACCTGTTTTTGCTTTCGATATTAATCAGATAGGCAACCAGCCCAACATGCTTGGCAATGGGTATGTCGCGATTGTCGATGAACTCGGTGCCGTTGTCCCGTATGCACCAGATGCTTTCGGTCTTGCAGAATGGGCTTTTGACAGTTCTCCTAATGGAGAGTTTGACGAGGAAGCACTTGTCGAGGTGCCGAACACCCGCACTGTGGAGTTCATGGGCGTGGAATATTCGTTCGATACAACCGGAACAAACGACGTGGACTTTCTTGTCTATGCTCCGACAATGGACCTGTCCCAGTTTATTGGTCAGGGCCTTTTCTTCACGGCTACATTCCAGTATCAGCTTTTGAGCGATGGTTTTGAAGATTTCTTCATTCTGGGTTACAGAAGCGAGAATCCTCCTCCGCCTCCAGTGCCTGAACCGGCCACCGTGGCTCTGCTCGGACTCGGCATGGCGGCTTTGGCCTTCACAGGCCGTAAGCTGCGCAAATAA
- a CDS encoding CAAX prenyl protease-related protein, with the protein MNDNAWPRILPFALFMAVIGLEEGLRFMDDKAWVSIQDSTFALLYPLRPLVAGIALILCRRAYTELRWSDLARSSQTVMSIALGLVVFALWVNMDWTIGALSEPPGFNPGIFPDPGLRRVMTVIRIGSAVLVVPIMEEIFWRSFILRYVINPDFAKVPLGTFTWISFLVGAVLFGLAHHFILAGIMAGMAYSWLLYRTRSLAQCVLSHAVTNLALAAFVLNTEKWWFW; encoded by the coding sequence ATGAACGACAACGCCTGGCCGCGCATATTGCCTTTTGCCCTCTTCATGGCCGTCATCGGTCTAGAGGAAGGATTGCGTTTCATGGATGACAAAGCCTGGGTCAGCATCCAGGACTCCACCTTCGCCCTGCTTTATCCGCTGAGACCCCTGGTTGCCGGCATCGCACTCATCCTGTGCCGCCGGGCCTACACGGAACTGCGGTGGTCCGACCTGGCCCGGAGCAGCCAGACAGTGATGAGTATCGCGCTGGGGCTTGTGGTCTTTGCGCTGTGGGTCAACATGGACTGGACTATCGGCGCGCTGAGCGAGCCGCCGGGCTTCAATCCGGGCATCTTTCCGGACCCCGGCCTGCGCCGGGTCATGACCGTCATCCGCATCGGCAGCGCCGTGCTCGTTGTCCCGATCATGGAGGAAATCTTCTGGCGTTCCTTCATTCTGCGCTACGTCATCAATCCGGATTTCGCCAAAGTCCCGCTCGGTACGTTCACCTGGATTTCGTTTCTGGTCGGAGCCGTGCTCTTCGGCTTGGCCCACCATTTCATCCTAGCCGGAATCATGGCCGGCATGGCCTATTCCTGGTTGCTCTACAGAACCAGGAGTCTGGCGCAATGCGTCCTGTCCCACGCAGTGACCAATCTGGCCCTGGCCGCCTTTGTGCTGAACACGGAAAAATGGTGGTTTTGGTAA
- a CDS encoding THxN family PEP-CTERM protein, whose amino-acid sequence MKKKLAATCLAAAFIFSATFASAALVTQWSYVNDATFVDWSNEDVNQDYMVLSPDGRTLSWGVPSVFSKTGLQSSLVIDGPVAGNDLMTSGSAVEVVSITHFNYLMSSAFPNLAYGKVEANVEFTPFLPAGLPLPAETTYLEFLFFETPNSNVATPMDIFVLTDPGATSGAFNYDGYTYNFSFLSDGFGLLTGAYHDYIVSQLGVDTDYYGWLANEDGSTSAQFYLGISVAPVPEPATMLLLGAGLLGLGLAARRNKKN is encoded by the coding sequence GTGAAGAAAAAACTAGCAGCGACATGTCTGGCGGCGGCATTCATCTTTTCAGCAACATTTGCTTCCGCAGCTCTGGTGACACAGTGGTCGTATGTCAACGATGCTACTTTTGTCGATTGGAGCAACGAAGACGTTAATCAGGATTATATGGTGCTAAGCCCCGACGGCAGAACGTTGTCCTGGGGAGTGCCATCCGTTTTCTCTAAAACAGGACTGCAAAGTTCGCTTGTGATCGACGGGCCTGTCGCTGGAAACGATCTGATGACTTCGGGATCCGCTGTAGAGGTAGTGTCAATTACACACTTCAATTACTTGATGAGTTCAGCATTTCCTAATCTTGCGTATGGTAAGGTCGAGGCTAATGTTGAGTTTACGCCATTTTTGCCTGCGGGACTGCCTCTTCCTGCCGAAACAACTTATCTTGAGTTTCTGTTCTTCGAGACTCCAAACAGTAATGTCGCGACGCCCATGGATATCTTCGTTCTCACCGATCCGGGCGCAACCAGCGGCGCATTTAACTACGATGGCTACACATACAACTTCTCTTTCTTGAGCGACGGCTTCGGACTCCTCACTGGCGCGTATCATGATTACATTGTCAGTCAGCTCGGTGTGGACACAGACTATTACGGCTGGCTTGCAAACGAGGACGGCAGCACGTCGGCTCAGTTCTACCTGGGTATCTCGGTGGCTCCTGTCCCCGAGCCGGCCACCATGCTTCTTCTCGGCGCCGGCCTGCTTGGCCTGGGCTTGGCGGCGCGACGCAACAAGAAGAATTGA
- a CDS encoding PilZ domain-containing protein — protein MSTTEQKIRKWKRHACLFPCGIICGKKKDTIVLGRILNMSRQGFLIETDCAFNVGDVLSIIASPGREVDGYDLSDSYQGHVRWGQTDESSLMGTYSVGVELAVPIASPEVDAQRSN, from the coding sequence ATGTCGACGACAGAACAAAAAATCAGAAAATGGAAGCGTCACGCCTGCCTGTTTCCCTGCGGAATCATATGCGGGAAGAAAAAGGACACGATCGTATTGGGTCGAATCCTCAACATGAGCAGGCAAGGGTTCCTCATAGAGACGGATTGCGCGTTCAATGTCGGCGATGTCCTGTCGATTATCGCAAGCCCCGGAAGAGAAGTGGATGGCTATGATTTGAGTGACAGCTATCAGGGCCACGTCCGCTGGGGCCAGACCGACGAATCCTCGCTCATGGGCACGTATTCCGTTGGCGTGGAGCTTGCCGTTCCCATCGCTTCTCCGGAAGTGGACGCGCAGAGGTCGAACTGA
- a CDS encoding putative bifunctional diguanylate cyclase/phosphodiesterase, whose amino-acid sequence MREARTGTHDEALSDRQEEVLKVVKKALRVRKNAEKVKIDSCSEMETTLREANEKLVVASVNAHMMTEAVERVSVHLSYMAEHDLLTGLPNRALLTDRLVQSILLAKRHGNKVALMFLDLDHFKHINDSLGHGIGDQLLQSVAKRLQASVRNSDTVSRHGGDEFVVLLPEVEDVQSAAHAAEKLIHSVGEPHFISGQELRVTLSVGISMYPDDGVDAEALMRKADMAMYQAKKAGRNSYKIFTPSMNPSSSSAMRKSAEMALKRALDHGEFILHYQPTVNLETGVITGAEVLLRWERSDHQLNFPAQFLTIAESCGLILPIGQWVIRESCRQAQAWLQTGFNLSRIAVNVSAVEFRDKNFLTGVRAILRETGLDPHFLQIEMSENGLSRDAQQALPALHALKNLGVQIAVDNFGTGYASLSFLREFPIGTVKIDKSFVHNIEAKSGKAVASALLAMARGFNHQIVAEGIETQTQHAFFKKHHCAEGQGYYLGRPMATEAFAALASQRNPS is encoded by the coding sequence GTGCGAGAAGCAAGAACAGGCACTCATGACGAGGCGCTTTCCGACAGGCAAGAAGAAGTTTTGAAGGTGGTCAAGAAGGCGTTGCGGGTGCGCAAAAATGCCGAAAAGGTCAAGATCGATTCCTGTTCGGAAATGGAAACTACGCTCCGGGAAGCAAACGAGAAACTCGTCGTCGCCTCGGTCAATGCGCATATGATGACCGAGGCGGTCGAGCGGGTCTCGGTTCATTTGTCCTACATGGCCGAGCATGATCTGCTCACCGGATTGCCGAACCGGGCGCTTTTGACCGACCGTCTGGTGCAGTCGATCCTGCTCGCAAAGCGCCACGGCAACAAAGTGGCGCTGATGTTTCTGGACCTCGACCACTTCAAGCATATCAACGACTCCCTGGGGCATGGGATTGGCGATCAGTTGCTGCAATCCGTTGCAAAGCGTCTGCAGGCCAGCGTCCGTAATTCGGATACGGTCAGCCGTCACGGCGGTGACGAATTCGTGGTCCTGCTTCCGGAAGTCGAGGATGTGCAGAGCGCCGCCCACGCCGCTGAGAAACTGATTCACAGCGTGGGAGAGCCCCATTTCATTTCCGGACAAGAGCTCCGCGTCACCTTGAGCGTCGGCATCAGCATGTATCCGGATGACGGTGTCGACGCCGAAGCGCTGATGCGCAAGGCGGACATGGCGATGTATCAGGCCAAAAAGGCCGGTCGCAACAGCTACAAGATATTCACCCCGAGCATGAACCCGAGTTCCAGTTCAGCCATGCGCAAGTCCGCCGAGATGGCTCTGAAGCGCGCTCTCGACCACGGCGAATTCATCCTGCACTACCAACCGACGGTGAATCTGGAGACCGGCGTCATCACCGGCGCCGAGGTTCTGCTGCGCTGGGAGCGTTCCGATCATCAGCTCAACTTCCCGGCTCAGTTCCTCACCATTGCCGAGAGCTGCGGGCTCATTCTGCCGATTGGGCAGTGGGTGATCCGTGAGTCCTGCAGGCAGGCGCAGGCGTGGCTGCAGACGGGCTTCAACCTGAGCCGGATCGCGGTCAATGTCTCGGCGGTTGAATTCAGGGACAAGAATTTTTTGACTGGAGTTCGTGCCATCCTGCGCGAGACGGGACTGGATCCGCATTTTCTGCAGATTGAAATGAGCGAGAACGGCCTGTCGCGGGATGCGCAACAGGCTCTGCCTGCCTTGCATGCGCTCAAGAACCTTGGAGTGCAGATTGCCGTGGATAACTTCGGCACAGGGTATGCGAGTTTGAGTTTTTTACGGGAATTTCCGATCGGTACGGTCAAGATCGACAAGTCGTTCGTGCACAACATCGAGGCCAAATCAGGAAAGGCGGTGGCCTCCGCCCTGCTGGCGATGGCGCGGGGCTTTAATCATCAAATCGTGGCCGAAGGCATTGAAACGCAGACGCAGCATGCCTTCTTCAAAAAACATCACTGTGCCGAAGGACAAGGATACTACCTCGGTCGGCCAATGGCCACCGAAGCCTTCGCGGCACTCGCTTCTCAAAGAAATCCCTCGTAA
- a CDS encoding ATPase domain-containing protein, translated as MNRKVSIARLATGVPGLDAILGGGIPDLSFNLILGAPGCGKTTLAHQLMFAMATRERPALFFTVLGESPMKMLRYQQQFSFFDQDKISGAIRFVSLGDDVATGTFTEVLKRITHEVETTAPALVFVDSFRSIMLEAQRQSDGSISQQQFIQQLGMQLMGWETTTFLIGEYSSKTGPPPIFTMADGLISLEQSVYRNSMVRKIQIMKMRGQATRPGVHTFRITGDGIVVFPAVEVRDDGNLAATPRRTDSTEKRLSMGVPRLDEMMGGGLPSGYSLLVAGPSGSGKTILATAFLVEGVRLGEPGVIVAFEQTPSQSRTRTIDELVRAGSIGLINTRSLDLSMDEVIQHLINLIHSMKATRVVIDSLSGFELAVAPTFREDFRESLFRMIAALSNLGVTVLMTSELEDRFTDLRFSPYGSAFLTDAIIVQRYIEVKSRLKRVMAVVKVRASAHSNALREFEINDGGIVIGETLSEYSGIMSGSPTLTTALAANDQDRRC; from the coding sequence ATGAACCGAAAAGTTAGCATAGCCCGCCTCGCCACCGGCGTTCCCGGGCTTGATGCGATCCTTGGCGGCGGGATCCCGGATCTCTCGTTCAATCTCATTTTGGGGGCTCCGGGCTGCGGCAAGACCACGCTTGCGCATCAGCTCATGTTCGCCATGGCGACACGTGAGCGGCCTGCGCTCTTTTTTACCGTGCTCGGCGAATCGCCCATGAAGATGCTCCGTTACCAGCAGCAGTTTTCGTTTTTCGATCAGGACAAGATCAGCGGGGCGATTCGCTTCGTCAGCCTGGGCGATGACGTCGCCACGGGGACATTTACCGAGGTTTTGAAGCGGATCACGCATGAGGTCGAGACCACCGCTCCGGCGCTGGTCTTCGTCGATTCGTTCCGCTCGATCATGCTGGAGGCGCAGCGTCAGTCCGACGGATCGATCAGCCAGCAGCAATTCATCCAGCAGCTGGGTATGCAACTCATGGGATGGGAGACAACAACCTTTCTGATTGGTGAATATTCTTCAAAGACAGGTCCACCGCCGATTTTCACCATGGCCGACGGGCTCATATCGCTTGAACAGAGCGTTTATCGGAACTCCATGGTGCGCAAGATTCAGATCATGAAAATGCGCGGCCAGGCCACCCGCCCCGGGGTGCATACGTTCCGCATCACGGGCGACGGGATCGTCGTCTTCCCTGCGGTGGAGGTTCGTGATGACGGCAACCTCGCGGCCACGCCCCGCCGCACGGATTCCACGGAAAAGCGTCTGTCCATGGGCGTGCCGCGTCTTGATGAGATGATGGGCGGGGGGTTGCCGTCCGGCTATTCGCTTCTTGTCGCCGGACCGTCCGGTTCTGGCAAGACCATCCTGGCCACGGCCTTTCTGGTGGAGGGGGTGCGGCTGGGCGAGCCAGGCGTGATTGTCGCCTTTGAGCAGACTCCGAGCCAGTCCCGAACGCGCACCATCGACGAACTGGTCCGGGCCGGGAGCATTGGTCTGATCAATACCCGTTCCCTCGATCTGTCCATGGACGAGGTCATTCAGCATCTCATAAACCTCATTCACAGCATGAAAGCGACACGTGTGGTGATCGATTCGCTGTCCGGATTCGAGCTCGCCGTGGCCCCGACCTTTCGCGAGGATTTTCGGGAGTCGCTGTTTCGCATGATCGCCGCGCTGTCCAATCTCGGGGTGACGGTGCTCATGACTTCGGAACTTGAAGACAGGTTCACGGATCTGCGTTTCAGCCCCTACGGGTCCGCATTTCTCACCGACGCCATTATCGTGCAGCGCTACATAGAGGTTAAGAGCCGCCTGAAGCGGGTCATGGCGGTCGTCAAGGTCCGCGCCAGCGCCCACAGCAATGCGCTGCGGGAATTTGAGATCAACGATGGCGGCATTGTCATCGGCGAGACTTTGTCCGAATATAGCGGGATTATGAGTGGAAGCCCGACGTTGACTACGGCTTTGGCCGCGAATGATCAGGACCGACGATGCTGA
- a CDS encoding dimethyl sulfoxide reductase anchor subunit family protein, producing MELPLVLFTVLSQAAIGLVLMNAVRQCRCAGPGEGNVRMEWTLIAAFMGVGIAASLFHLGHPLESYRALVHLEKAWLSREVLAAGIFFALAVFAAITARGKGSPVLMWASILAGLSVLLASGMTYAPPALPAVNNALPTVFFLISAVVLGAGFASWFAGAENQPLLARIFVTALVVGLVVRLTVPCAWLSGSEVMRQTGLAWLGAPLYWVHVALMAACLGVLWKNRTIPVWLPILALAAELAGRAVFFSETIHTAMNIGGVY from the coding sequence ATGGAATTACCACTGGTCCTGTTCACGGTGCTCTCGCAGGCCGCCATCGGCCTCGTCCTCATGAATGCCGTGCGTCAGTGTCGTTGCGCAGGCCCCGGCGAGGGCAACGTCCGCATGGAATGGACGCTGATCGCGGCCTTCATGGGGGTGGGCATCGCGGCGTCTCTCTTCCATCTCGGCCATCCTCTTGAATCATATCGGGCGCTTGTACATCTTGAAAAGGCATGGCTCAGCCGCGAGGTGCTTGCGGCGGGGATCTTTTTCGCCTTGGCTGTGTTCGCCGCAATCACGGCACGGGGAAAAGGTTCGCCTGTGCTGATGTGGGCGTCGATCCTGGCCGGGCTGTCGGTGCTTCTGGCCTCGGGCATGACCTATGCCCCGCCCGCGCTGCCGGCGGTGAACAACGCCCTGCCCACGGTCTTCTTCCTCATCTCCGCCGTGGTCCTGGGTGCCGGGTTCGCAAGCTGGTTCGCCGGGGCGGAGAATCAGCCGCTGCTGGCGCGCATATTCGTAACGGCCCTCGTGGTCGGTCTGGTCGTGCGTCTTACCGTGCCCTGCGCCTGGCTCTCCGGTTCGGAAGTCATGCGCCAGACGGGCCTGGCCTGGCTTGGCGCCCCGCTGTACTGGGTCCATGTCGCGCTCATGGCGGCGTGTCTGGGCGTTCTCTGGAAAAACCGGACAATTCCGGTCTGGCTCCCCATTCTGGCTCTGGCCGCCGAACTGGCGGGCCGGGCGGTGTTCTTTTCCGAAACCATCCATACAGCCATGAATATCGGCGGCGTGTACTGA
- a CDS encoding 4Fe-4S dicluster domain-containing protein has protein sequence MKKQYAFLVDSERCIGCFTCAMACRNYYQQEKGVVWRHVYPLNEEIYPHRERAFFSLACNHCENPTCLNVCPVEAYTKREDGVVVHHQEKCIGCGNCIRSCPYGAPVYNPVEKRAEKCSFCHERLDAGLLPACVQSCPTEALKLVDLATLEPGNHVQFPPGFPKNDKVNPSTRFILPKVPTMVRR, from the coding sequence ATGAAGAAACAATATGCTTTTTTAGTGGATTCGGAGCGATGCATCGGCTGCTTCACCTGCGCCATGGCCTGCCGCAACTATTACCAGCAGGAAAAGGGCGTTGTATGGAGGCATGTCTACCCGCTCAACGAAGAAATATATCCGCATCGGGAACGGGCTTTCTTTTCGCTGGCCTGCAACCATTGCGAAAATCCGACCTGCCTCAACGTGTGTCCGGTGGAAGCCTACACCAAGCGCGAGGACGGGGTTGTCGTCCACCATCAGGAGAAGTGCATCGGCTGCGGAAACTGCATCCGCTCGTGCCCCTACGGTGCCCCGGTGTACAACCCGGTGGAGAAGCGCGCCGAGAAATGCAGCTTCTGTCACGAGCGCCTTGACGCGGGGTTGCTCCCGGCCTGCGTGCAAAGCTGCCCCACGGAGGCGCTGAAACTTGTGGATCTGGCGACTCTTGAGCCCGGGAACCATGTCCAGTTTCCTCCCGGATTCCCGAAAAACGACAAGGTGAACCCCTCCACCCGGTTCATCCTGCCCAAAGTTCCGACAATGGTAAGGAGGTAG